In one window of SAR116 cluster alpha proteobacterium HIMB100 DNA:
- a CDS encoding isocitrate dehydrogenase, NADP-dependent (PFAM: Isocitrate/isopropylmalate dehydrogenase~TIGRFAM: isocitrate dehydrogenase, NADP-dependent, eukaryotic type), translated as MSKIKVKNPIVEMDGDEMTRIIWQKIKDKLIHPYLDIDLKYFDLGMEARDATDDQITIDAANAIKQYGVGVKCATITPDEARVEEFSLKKMYKSPNGTIRNILGGTVFRQPIICSNVPRLVPGWTRPIVIGRHAFGDQYRATDMKVSGPGTLTLTFQPADGSPATTETVYDFPDGGVAMAMYNLDESIKGFARACMNYGLDLGWPVYLSTKNTIMKVYDGRFKDLFQEVFDTEYKDKFEAAGITYEHRLIDDMVACAMKWDGGFVWACKNYDGDVQSDTVAQGFGSLGLMTSVLMTPDGKTVEAEAAHGTVTRHYRQHQQGKPTSTNPIASIFAWTRGLAYRAKFDDTPEVARFAETLEQVCIQTVEKGKMTKDLAILINPDQSYLSTDEFLDELDENLQKAMAG; from the coding sequence GTTAATCCATCCCTATCTGGATATTGATCTGAAATATTTCGACCTTGGTATGGAAGCCAGAGACGCCACAGACGACCAAATCACAATTGATGCTGCCAATGCCATCAAACAATATGGTGTCGGGGTAAAATGTGCGACCATTACACCTGATGAAGCCCGGGTTGAGGAATTCTCCTTAAAAAAAATGTATAAATCACCAAACGGAACCATCCGAAACATTTTGGGGGGTACCGTCTTTCGCCAGCCGATTATCTGCAGCAACGTGCCACGTCTGGTGCCCGGATGGACCAGACCAATCGTCATCGGCCGACACGCTTTTGGCGACCAGTACCGCGCCACAGACATGAAAGTATCAGGTCCGGGCACATTGACCCTGACCTTCCAGCCAGCAGATGGCAGCCCGGCAACCACAGAAACGGTTTACGATTTCCCGGATGGCGGTGTGGCCATGGCCATGTACAACCTGGATGAATCAATCAAAGGGTTTGCACGGGCCTGTATGAATTACGGTCTTGATTTGGGCTGGCCAGTTTATCTGTCCACCAAAAACACCATCATGAAAGTATATGATGGCCGCTTTAAAGATTTGTTCCAGGAGGTGTTTGACACTGAATATAAGGACAAATTTGAAGCTGCCGGTATTACATATGAGCACCGCCTGATTGATGATATGGTCGCCTGTGCCATGAAATGGGATGGCGGCTTCGTCTGGGCCTGTAAAAATTATGATGGCGATGTGCAATCTGACACGGTCGCCCAGGGATTTGGCTCATTAGGGTTGATGACATCTGTGCTGATGACACCAGATGGCAAAACAGTTGAAGCAGAAGCCGCGCATGGCACGGTGACCCGTCATTACCGCCAGCATCAGCAAGGCAAACCAACCTCAACCAACCCAATCGCCTCTATCTTTGCCTGGACCCGCGGGCTGGCCTATCGGGCGAAATTTGACGACACACCGGAAGTGGCCCGTTTTGCCGAAACGCTGGAGCAGGTCTGTATCCAGACAGTGGAAAAGGGTAAAATGACCAAAGACCTGGCCATTTTGATCAACCCTGACCAAAGCTATCTGAGCACAGATGAGTTTCTGGATGAGCTAGACGAAAACCTGCAGAAAGCGATGGCCGGCTGA